The sequence below is a genomic window from Nicotiana tomentosiformis chromosome 6, ASM39032v3, whole genome shotgun sequence.
GTGTTGTTAGCCACCATCACTAGCTccttatttttaacttcaaagacctttaccttttctACCAGGTCGGCATATTCCTGCTTCAAGGTCGAAGCTTCCTTTTGATCCCTGTCCAGCTCGGCCTGAAGATCCTTGACGGCCCCGTCCTTTTGCTCATTGAGAAGCATGCACATGTCCTTCTTCCGAACCTGCTCCTTGAGCTTGAACTCGAGATGGTTGATTTCGAAGCGGTACCGGAGGAAGATCTGAtagtgaagcaccgaggcctgcaaagcaacgaaaatagtaaaagatattaaaacctaagtggaattCATGAGGGAGTGTtgatgccttacccggttcagcgcctgctgCACCTCGTTGAAGAGACTCGACGCACCCACCCCATTCATCTTTacctggtcctcctcggtcaccaggcatcagAGGTAGCTGTCTATGCCCACTAGAGCAGATAGAACCCGAGCATCCTTCGAGACCGTAAGAATGTCTATTCTCTTGCGGTTGGGGTCCACACTTGGAGCAGAAAACTGCTTCACCAGTTTTGGGCTCGAACTCGGCCCACGAGCTTCTGAAGGCGCATCCTTCTTCGGGATCTCCAGGTCGACCAGCCCGAAAAAATCTTCCCAAGTGGACATGTCCAAGCATCGAGGAAGGAGTGAAGAGGGTCGTCCGCGCTGTGAACTCCTTCAGTTGACTTTTCCTTTTCTGCTTGGGCCTCTTCAAGCATGGACTCGGTGTAGGAGGGCGTCTCGATGATGTCTATCACACTAGTCGCCTCCTTCGGAACAGAAGCGACTTCTCGGGAGGTATCATCTCCCGTCTCCATTTCGGCCTTTTGAGTCGGAAGGAAATCGGCCTCATGGCTCTTTTCCTCGGTTGCAGCCCGCTCCCCGGCAAGGGTCGTTCCATGAGCGACAAAGATGTCGTCTTCTTCAGACTCATCCCTGAGTCGGCGAAGCGAGTCAGAATACGACACCCGGGAGTTGGTGTTCTTCTTGGGCTTACGAGCCCGGGAAGCTGCCCTCTTTTTTGGCTTCACCTCGGGACCCAGGGAGCCCGAAGACttccttttcctcttcttcttctccctAGCAGCCCCGGGTTGTCCCGTAACGGAGGGATCAATGGGTAAAGACACACACTCGTCCCCTTCCAGcggcctaagttcggtggtcttaggcaaacctgtgaAGGAAAGAGAAAAGGTCAGTGTTACGTGAGTTTGGGGTGTAATAATAACTATTTAGAGGGgagccttaccatgagaacgggtcTCCCATCTGCCCTTCGAAATcttgcgccacgagcgctcgaAGTACGATATCTGCTTGTAAATgccttcgatccactccttgaccCAGGGGACCGCATTAGGAACCCAAGCAACAGTTGCACGATCACAAATACTGATGGTGAGAAAGGAAACAAAGGAGACTCGACACTTAAGGAAAAACTACACTTATGAGATGTGTGCCACTTCTCGGGAAATGGAAGGAACTCGGGAGAGATCAAATCTTCAGTTTTTACCTGAACAAAGCGCCCTTGCCAGCCTCGGTCCCGATCCTCATCGATTCTTGAAAAGAGAGCCTTGCTGGCCCTGCGAACGAGCTTGTTTAGTCCCCCTCGAAATATTCGGGGACTATACAGACATAGTAGGTGGTCGAGGATGAACCGAGGAGATTCAGTGTTGTTCACAAAATAAcgtaggaggatcacgatcctccaaagagACATGTGGATTTGCCCAAGGCACACCTCGTATCTCTTGTAAAAGGCCAGAACTACCGGGTCTATCAGGCCCAGCGTGAatgggtaagtgtaaacacttagatacccCTATACATGGGTAGTAATATCGTCCTCATGCCCGGGGACTACCACGTCCTTACCTTCCTATTTACAGTCCTCTCAGACTATGGAGAAGGTATCTTCGGTAATGAAGCATATATATCTCAATGCCCCTTCACTTCGATCTTATTTTGACGTTTTTTCTCGACTTTAAAGTCGTCTCCGATTGAAAAGTCCCCAGGTATAAAGCTTTTCATGGGGGGCTCTGGGTCCGCTTCGGGAGCAACCACCTCGGGTGCATCCGTCTCGAGAGCAACCACCTCGAGAACGGCCGCCTCGGTACTTGTGGCCGGgtgggaagatgaagaggcatCTTTCTGAGGAACTGATTTGGAAGTCTTAGCCATTGTGATCTGGAAAATATGAGGGTTTGAAGGAaagatatgaagatttgaaggaataaagtatgaaggtttgaaggcaGGATGAAGATCTGGGTAGAACCTAAGAacaattatgaagatttgaagatcaaaGGTAAacatatgaagatttgaaagagTTGATAGCCGCTAGAGAATTCGAAGGTAAAAGCTAGGATCGGAAAGTGAAAGAAGTACAAAAGGTCAAAACTTTTGTAGGAGTCAAAAGTAATCAATACGCGACGTTTCACTTTCGGAGGCGACCAACCGATAATTGAACACGTGTCCGAGGTCAGAGCGACGCGATTGAGGGGAAGTTTCATCTTATTCATTGTCTCGGTTGTAACGTACGAAAGAAAGAATCAGGGTTCATCTATCGTTTCCCATTGTTTCAGCGAACCTATTCTTTGAgaaataaggggactatctgtatacgggtgaactCAGGGTTAGCACACACCTCGAGTTTCTGGTGAGTCAAACGAAGTAAGAAGTATGAATGTATGAGATAGAGACTGAATCTGAGAACTCCTTGAATCGAGGCCGGAACGGGGTTCTCGCCACCGGACCTGACAAGACAACACCCCCCGAACCCGGAACGAGCTCCAAGACCTCGGATAACACTACAAACTGTTGAACACGACTAACAGAGGACCTTGATATCCGCacctaaccggatatcacggcgtggatctcgCCCGATGTCGGTAGTGTATCATTGACTGACATACAAagaggatttttaccttttttagaattgtactaagGGTAAAACTCCCATGCTATATAAAAGGGAAGTTTTTTATTCaatagacacattgtaacacgcatatcaaggcaatgcAAACCTATTTCTCTGATTTCTAGCTATTGAAAGGTTCTTATTTTTATCATAGTTCTTCATACATATTTAGCTTCGAATCGAGGGTCCGGTCGAGGGCAAAACTATTGTTCAGCTTAAATTCGAGCCTGGACTTAACGTCACAAttggtttggttatttattttatctttaattcgtTTATTAACATTTTTAATTACTTATGTTGAATCAATCcaaatatccttaaaatcgcgtacaaatttagttgttatccgttttaagggtaaaaaaatttaaaacagcACCCGTCCACAAACAACATCCATCAAATTAAATAATGAGTCAACACATACAACTCTTATTTATTAAGAATGATCATAGCACCTGATAAATACACTAAATCTTACTAGTAGGGAAAACAAAGAGTAATCGAGATTACCGAGTTCGGAGTCATCAAGTGAATTGAGACAGGATTCAGCGCCTCTCCGCTTTGCCGTTGCGATTCTTAGATTCCAACAAATCCAATGCCCGTCGCTGACGTACGATATTGCAGATATTTACAGAGAGATCAGAGTAAAGGCGAGAAATTTTGGAGATATTATGATTAATATCTCGAATAAGAGCTACGTTCTTCACCAGATTATCTGGAAGCATTGATTGATGATTTTTGTTCACCTGTTGAATAAGAGTTCGG
It includes:
- the LOC104120640 gene encoding protein EARLY FLOWERING 4-like; the encoded protein is MEATSQTLTKLSDISRHRLNVDEFNDAKDVDGEEEEYDTEAWEMLTKCFREVQSVLDRNRTLIQQVNKNHQSMLPDNLVKNVALIRDINHNISKISRLYSDLSVNICNIVRQRRALDLLESKNRNGKAERR